A segment of the Streptococcus dysgalactiae subsp. dysgalactiae genome:
TGGGTTAGTCTTGACAGCTTGTTCTGGTAAAAAAGAAGACGCTACAACCGTCACTGTTGGTTTAATGACAAAAACAGCTTCAGATGAGGCGCGTTGGGACAAAATTGAGGAGACCTTGAAGAAAGATGGGATCAAACTAGTCTATAAAGAATTCACGGATTATTCGCAACCCAATAAGGCTGTCGCCTCTGGCGAAGTAGATATCAATGCCTTCCAAACTTATAATTACCAAGATAACTGGAACAAAGAAAATAAGGGCAACCTGGTGACTATTGCTGAAACTTATATTAGTCCTCTTAACCTCTTTTCTGGAACAGATCAGGCTGGCAACGTCAAATATCAGTCAGTAGATGATTTGCCCAAAGGAGCTCAAATTGCTATTCAAAATGATGCCACAAATGCTAGCCGTGCCCTCTTTGTGTTACAAGGTGCGGGGTTGATTACCTTAAATGTTTCCAGTGATAAGTTAGCCAGTCAAGCTAATATTTTGGAGAATAAAAAAGACATCACTATTAAAGAGTTGGATACCAGTCAAACAGCGCGTGCGCTCAAATCTGTCGATGCAGCTATCGTCAACAATAACTATGCCGTCCCGGCTAAATTAGACTATAGGTCATCGCTATATAAAGAAAAGGCGGACGAAAATGCCAAGCAGTGGTTTAATATCTTAACAGGAAAGAAAGGTTGGGAAAAGTCACCTAAAGCTAAAGCCATTAAAGCCCTCGTCAAGGCATACCAAACCGATGAGGTCAAAAAGATTATTATTAAGACATCCAACGGAGTTGATTTGCCGGTTTGGGACAATTAAGACTAAAGAAGCGATTCTCAACCTCTAAAAAGTCTAAGCTTTTTTAAAATCTTGGGCTTTTTAAAATATCAATATATAGTTTTAAACTATATATAATCCTAACTATTTCCAATTTGAAAACTATATCTGAATAAGATAGAATAGACACAGTTATTAAATGAATTGAGGATAGATGAATGACATTAAAAAAAGTTATTGGATTAGTTGGGATTGCTCTTGCATCAACAGTATTGGTGGCGTGTTCAGGACAACAAGATGATAAAAATACCTTAACGATTGGGGTCATGACAAAAACATCATCAGACCAAGCCAGATGGGACAAAGTTGAAGAACTGTTGAAAAAAGACAAGATTACCTTGAAGTACAAAGAATTCACAGATTATTCCCAACCTAACAAAGCTGTTGCCAATGGTGAGGTTGATATTAATGCCTTCCAACACTATAATTTCTTGAACAACTGGAACAAGGAAAATAAGGAACATTTGGTGGCTATTGCTGATACCTACATCAGTCCAATTAACCTTTTCTCTGGAACTAGTCAAGATGGGAAAGCTAAATACAAGTCAGTGGCTGATCTGCCAAATGGTGCTCAAATTGCAGTACCAAATGATGCGACCAATGAAAGCCGTGCCCTCTATGTTCTGCAATCAGCTGGTCTCATTAAATTGAATGTTTCTGGTGATCAATTAGCAACCATTGCTAATATTTCAGAAAACAAAAAGAAATTAGATATCAAGGAATTAGATGCTAGCCAAACTGCACGCGCCTTGGTATCGTCTGATGCGGCTATTGTCAATAATAGTTACGCTGTTCCTGCAAAAATTGACTACAAAACCTCTCTTTTCAAAGAAAAAGCAGATGACAATTCAAAACAGTGGATTAACATTATTGCAGGTCAAAAAGATTGGGAAAAATCAGAGAAGGCTGATGCTATTAAAAAACTCATCAAGGCCTACCAAACTGATGACGTGAAGAAGGTAGTTGATAAGACTTCAAATGGTGTTGATGTGCCCGTATGGTAAAGCTTTAACAATTGTTATAACAGGAGGATAGAGGCGTGTCTAGCACGCCCTTTCTTGCATTAAGGAGGAAAAGTATGGAGATGTCCACAATAGAGGAACAGTTAAAAAATTGTTGGGAGCACCCTATAACTAAAGATTATCTAGTCGTGTTGCGTCAGTTAATTGCTCACCGCTCTATTTTTGCACAACAACTAGGGCTTGAAGAAACTGCTCAGTTTTTAAAAGAGATTTTTAGTGCTGCAGGAGCTCAAGTTATTGTGGATCAGTCCTATGCGGCTCCTTTTGTATTAGCCACCTTTAAGAGCCCTCGACCAGATGCTAAGACAGTCATTTTTTACCAGCACTATGATACGGTACCTGCTGATTCTGACCAAAAATGGTCTAGTGATCCCTTTACCTTAACAGAACGAGAAGGTCATTTGTATGCAAGAGGCGTAGATGATGATAAGGGGCATATCATTGCTAGGTTAACAGCTCTT
Coding sequences within it:
- a CDS encoding MetQ/NlpA family ABC transporter substrate-binding protein gives rise to the protein MTIKRFVTILGVTACAGLVLTACSGKKEDATTVTVGLMTKTASDEARWDKIEETLKKDGIKLVYKEFTDYSQPNKAVASGEVDINAFQTYNYQDNWNKENKGNLVTIAETYISPLNLFSGTDQAGNVKYQSVDDLPKGAQIAIQNDATNASRALFVLQGAGLITLNVSSDKLASQANILENKKDITIKELDTSQTARALKSVDAAIVNNNYAVPAKLDYRSSLYKEKADENAKQWFNILTGKKGWEKSPKAKAIKALVKAYQTDEVKKIIIKTSNGVDLPVWDN
- a CDS encoding MetQ/NlpA family ABC transporter substrate-binding protein produces the protein MTLKKVIGLVGIALASTVLVACSGQQDDKNTLTIGVMTKTSSDQARWDKVEELLKKDKITLKYKEFTDYSQPNKAVANGEVDINAFQHYNFLNNWNKENKEHLVAIADTYISPINLFSGTSQDGKAKYKSVADLPNGAQIAVPNDATNESRALYVLQSAGLIKLNVSGDQLATIANISENKKKLDIKELDASQTARALVSSDAAIVNNSYAVPAKIDYKTSLFKEKADDNSKQWINIIAGQKDWEKSEKADAIKKLIKAYQTDDVKKVVDKTSNGVDVPVW